The genomic DNA ACGGCGCTGCAGGCGCTGCTGGCGAGCCCGCATTTCATCTTCCGCCTCGAGGAGGCGCCGGCGACCGCCCGTCCCGGACAGGCGTACCCGTTGAACGGCGCCGACCTGGCGTCGCGGCTGTCGTTCTTCCTCTGGGGCGCGGGCCCCGACGACGAGCTGATGGCCGCGGCGAAGCGGGGCGCGCTCGCCACGCCGGCCGGCGTCGAGCAGCAGGCCCGCCGCATGCTCGCGGATCCGCGCGCGGCGGCGCTCTCGACCCGCTTCGCGTCGCAGTGGCTGCGGCTGCAGGACCTCGACAAGATCCATCCGGACGCGCGCCTGTATCCGCAGTTCGACGCCACGCTCGCGGACGCGATGCGGCGCGAGACCGAGCTGCTCTTCGACAGCGTCGTCCGCGAGGACCGGGATGTGCTCGATCTGCTGTCCGCCGACTACACGTTCGTGAACGAGCGGCTGGCGCGGCACTACGGCATCGCGAACGTCACCGGGCCGACGTTCCGCCGCGTTTCGATCGCCGATCCGAACCGGCGCGGCCTGTTCGGGCAGGCGAGCATTCTCACCATGACGTCGGTCGCCGATCGGACGTCGCCGGTGCTGCGCGGCAAATGGGTGCTGGAGGTGCTGATCGGGATGGCGCCGCCGCCGCCGCCGCCGAACATCCCGGCGCTCGAAGAGACGAAAGACTCGCACGGATCGCGGCTGCTGTCCGTGCGCGAGCGGATGGAAGAGCACCGCAGCAAGCCGGCGTGCCAGTCGTGCCACCGCGTCATCGATCCGATCGGGCTGGCGCTGGAGAACTTCGACGTCATCGGCATGTGGCGGATCCGCGACGGCGGCACTCCGATCGACGCGTCCGGCACGCTGTACGACGGCACGGTGTTGAGCGGACCGACCGGCCTCCGCGCCGCGATGATCCGCCACAAGGACGTCGTGCTGCGCACCTTCACCGAGAACCTGATGGCCTACAGCCTCGGGCGGCGGCTCGAGTACTTCGACATGCCGGTGGTGCGGCGGATCGTCCGCGACGCGGCGCGCGATCGCCATCGCTTCTCGTCGTTCGTCGCCGGCATCGTGAAGAGTTCCGCCTTCCGCATGAGCCGGATGCCGGACAACGTCACCGTCGATTCCGCGGCCGCCGTCAACCGCAACGCCAGGCACTGAGGACAGACATGTATCTGGAGAAAAGGCACATCTCGCGGCGCCGGGTTCTGCGCGGCATGGGGGCGACGATCGCGCTGCCGTTCCTCGACGCGATGGTGCCGGCGCGCACCGCGCTCGCCAGGACCGCGGCCGCGGGGAAGACGCGGCTGGCGTGCATCGAACAGGTGCACGGCGCCGCCGGCAGCACGCAGATCGGCCTGGCGAAGCACCTGTGGTCGCCGGCGGCGGTCGGGCGCGCCTTCGATCTCTCGCCGAGCAGCCTCTCGCCGCTCGAGCCGTTCCGCGATTACCTGACGATCATCAGCAACACCGACTGCAAGGGGGCGGAAGCGATCACGACGCCGGAGATCGGCGGCGATCACTTCCGCTCGAGCGCGGTGTTCCTGACGCAGATGCACCCGAAGCAGACCGAGGGCTCAGACGTGCGCGTCGGGATCTCGATGGATCAGATGTACGCCAGGCGGTTCGGGCAGGACACCCCGATTCCCTCGATGCAGCTCTGCATCGAGAACGTGGATCAGGCCGGCGGCTGCGCCTACGGCTACGCCTGCGTCTACACCGACACCATCAGCTGGGCGACCCCGAGCGAACCGCTGCCGATGATCAGAGATCCGCGCGCGGCGTTCGATCAGCTGTTCGGCGTCGGCGCGACGCCGGCGGAGCGCGCCGCCAACCGGCGCACCGATCGCAGCATTCTCGACTGGGTCACCGCCGAAGTGGCGCGGATCACGAAGGGGCTCGGCCCGGCGGACCGCCGCCGGCTCGATCAGTACCTCACCGAGGTGCGCGAGATCGAGCGCCGCATTCAGCGCGTCGAGTCCTACAACTCGAGCGGCGAGCCGCGCGATCTGCCGGGGGCGCCGATGGGCGTGCCGGACTCGTTCAGCGAGCACGTCAAGCTGATGTACGACCTGCAGGCGATCGCCTTCGCGGCCGACATCACCCGCGTGTTCTCCTTCAAGCTCGGTCGCGACGGGTCCGCGCGCGTCTATCCGGAGAGCGGCGCGCCGCTGCCGTTCCATCCGGCGTCGCACCACGGCGAGAACGAGCAGCGCGTGGCGCAGTTCGCGCAGATCAACAAGTACCACGTCGGCCTGGTGCCGTACTTCCTCGAGAAGCTGAAGAGCATTCACGAGGGGGATCAGACCCTGCTCGACAAGACCCTCGTGATCTACGGATCGCCGATGGGCAATTCGAACACCCACAACCACAAGCGCTGCCCGCTGTTCCTCGCCGGCCGCGCCAACGGCATGCTGAAGGGGAACCTGCACCTGAAGGCGGCCGACGGCACGCCGATGGCCAACGCGATGCTCGGGATGCTCCACGGCCTCGGCCTCGACGACATGGCGGCGTTCGGCGACAGCACCGGGGTGATGGACCTGAACGAAGTACAGACACCCGTCTGAGGTTGGCGATGCGATTGAGAGGTCTCGCGCGGGCCGCCGCGTTCGCGGCGTGCGCCGCGATGTCGATCCACGTCTCGGCCGACGGGGCGAGGGTCGCCGACGCGGCGATGAGCGCCGACGTCCGCGCGGTGCGCGCCCTGCTGACCGCCGGCGAGGACGTGAACGCCGCGCAGGGGGACGGCATGACCGCGCTGCACTGGGCGGCGCGGCGCGGCGATCTCGAGATGGTGCGCATGCTGCTCGCCGCCGGCGGACACGTGCGCGCGGCGACGAGGCTCGGCGGCTATACGCCGCTGCTGCTGGCGAGCCAGAACGGGCACGCGGAGGTCATCGAGGCGCTCGCCGCCGCCGGCGCGGACGTGAAGACGGCGACCAGCGCCGGGGTGACCGCGCTGATGCTGGCGAGCGCGGCGGGGCAGGTGCCCGCCGTCGACGCCTTGATCAAGCACGGCGCGGAGGTGAACGCCGCGGAACCGACCCGCGGTGAGACGGCGCTGATGTTCGCCGCCGCGAACCGGCGCGCCGACGTCGTCCGCGCCCTGATCGCGGCGAAGGCGGACATCAACATCGCCACCAAGGTGGTGAGCCTGCGCGCCGCACCGCCAAGTCCCGAGGAGGAAGCGTACCTTGCCGCGGTCGCGGCGGGACGCGCCGGTCGTCCCTCGACAGGCTCGGGGCAGGGCCCCTCGACAGGCTCGGCGCCGGCTCCTTCGACGAACGCAGGCCAGGCGCCCGGATCGACACCGGTGCCGGCGCCGGGAGGCCGCCAGGCGGCGACGCCGGCGATGCCCGCGCCGTCAGGCGCGCCTGCGCCGGGCGCCCCCGGCCAGGGGGACGCGCAGAGCAGCGCACCGGCGAACGCCGCGCAGGGCGGCCGACGCGGCGGCGGCCGCGGCGCAGCCGCCGGCATCGCCGGCGTGTCGCGCCCCTACACCTATGCCGAGTTGATCAACGGCCAGGGCGGGCTCACGGCGCTGTTGTTCGCCGTCCGCCAAGGGGATGCGGCCAGCGCCCTGGCGCTGCTCGACGCCGGCGCGCCGATCGACCAGCCGACGGGCGGCGACGGCACCTCGCCGCTGTTGCTCGCCGTCATCAACGGGCACTTCGATCTCGCGGCGGCGCTGCTCGAGCGCGGCGCCAATCCGTCGCTCGCCAGCGACAACGGCGTGACTCCGCTCTACGCCGCGCTCAACGTGCAGTGGGCGCCGCGCGCGCTCTATCCCCAGCCGCGGACGTACCTGCAGCAGAAGCTGACCTATCTCGAGCTGATGAAGAAGCTGCTGGAGAAGGGCGTCGATCCCAACGTCCGTCTCACCAAGAAGGTCTGGTACCAGGAATACAACTTCCCGCTGCTCGGCGTCGACGAGATCGGCGCGACGCCGTTCTGGCGCGCCGCGTATGCCGCCGACGTCGAGGCGATGAAGCTGCTCGTCGCAAACGGCGCGGATCCGAACGTCCCCACGATCAAGCCGGCCGGCCGGCCGCGCACCGGCGACGCCGCCGGCCGCGAGACGATCGAAGACATCTCCGGGCTGCCGCCGGTCCCGATTGCCGGCCCGGGCATTCCGCCGCTGCAGGCAGCCGCGGGGTCGGGCTATGGCGAGGGGTTCGCCGGCAACTCGCATCGCACCGCGCCCGGCGGGTTCCTGCCGGCGGTGACGTATCTCGTCGAGGAGCTGCACGCCGACGTCAACGGCCGCGACCACGAAGGCAACACGGCGCTGCACCATGCCGCGGCCCGCGGCGACGTGCCGATGATCGAGTACCTGGTGTCGAAAGGGGCCGACGTGAAGGCGGTGAACCGCGCCGGCGAAACCACCGCCGACATGGCGAACAGTCCGGTCTCGCGCATCGAGCCGTATCCCGAGGCGATCGCGCTCCTGGTGAAGCTGGGTGCGAAGAACAACGGCAAGTGCAAGGCGTGTAGCTGAGTCGCGTCAACTCCCAACGCCCAACGCCCAACGCCCAGCTCCCCGCCGAGGGCTGCTGACGGACGGCTGATGTCCGCTACGTGCGCTCCGCGCTCACTCGCGGCGGCCGGGTTCCCGTAGGAAGTGCATCAGTTCCTCGGGTTCGAGGTCGGAGCCGCGCACGAACCCGGCAGGACGTCGCTTCGTCTTCGGCGCCAGGATCCACGCTTTCTCCACCAGCTCCTGATAAGACGGCGTCGTCGCGTCGACGTAGTCCGTGCACGACGTGACTTTGAAATCGATGCGCACGGCTTCCATCGCCATCGCGCTGCAGAAGACGATCTCTTCGTCGAGCCGCCGGCCACGAACGATGCGTGCGCAACGGCACCGTTCGCAGAGATTCTGCGCTTCCTGAACGCGGGTGCCGCCGTGGATCTTGATCAACATCTCTCGCTCCTCTCACTCCAGCGGGGGCACGAAGATCCGGTCAGCCTCATAGGTGTTGTGGGCCCGGCACCGCAGCTCGATGTTCCCGGTCGTTGCCGATCCTCCGTCGGCGAAGGGGACGACGTGGTGGTATTCGAGAAAGGCTTCTTCGCCGCACCGGCCGGACGTGCCGACGAAGGCGCAACGACCGTTGTCACGTTTCCAGACTTCGCGTTTGACGGCTGCGGGGATATGGCGAGTGCGTGCCGGCTGCGGGACGAGTGCTCGCGGCCGCTCCGTTGAGGCCAGCTTGTGTTTCTCGAGAGACGCCAACAACAGATCGAGCGCCCGTTCCAGGATCTTCGCCGGATCGGCATCCGGGAAGGTGTGGCGCATGAGCGCCTCAGCGCGCCGGAGCTTGGCGTGAAACTCGCAGGACGCAGTGAACTGAAAGACGAAACGACCCGGCGACGAGGGGATCGCCGAGACGAGCGTCGGCACGTCAGGCCGCGGTCGCTCGGCAGCGACGAGCAGCTCGACCTCGCGTTTGCTCTTTTCGTGCGCCGCCTCCAGCATTCGCGTCTGGTTGGCCGATGTGAGCACAGGTGCGAGCAGCCGAATCGTCGAGAGCGTAAGCGACCCTTCGCCAAGCCGGTCGATGATGGCAGGGAAGCGAGAAGCCGCACGGGCCGCTGCGATCCGGTTGTAGGCGGCGTGCTCGGACAGATGGAGGACCGCCGTGCAGTACACGAAGAGCGAGGAGAAACCCATGGGAAGGTACAGCCTGCGCCGTTCCGTCTCCACCAGCGCGGCGACCAGTTCGGCCGTCGCCTCCCGCTCGCGCGCCACAAGAGCGCTCAGACGGTTCAGAAGTGCGTCGTCGCTCAACTCGGCGAATATCGAGTACTTGTCAGTCATGACGGATTGCCGGGGTATCACTCGCCCCGGGGCGAGTGGGCGAGTGATGACCGTCGGCGTCAGCGCTCTTGCAGTCCGGCTGCCAAGGTGGTTCCCGCGAAATTGTTCCAGAATTCGCACCAGCGTTCGCATTTGCATCCGCAGTCGCGCGTTCCTTGCGCACCGGCGCAGCGGCGCGGATCGCAGAGGCTGCGTACTCCCATGCCGGCGCGATACGCTGCTCCGTGTTCGCGCAGAGACGATCGAACGTAGCGTCGGAACTGTGCCGCGACGCGGAGGGCAATGAAGAGCGGAGAAGGCATCTCGGATGCCGACGAACGACGGATCGTCGAGCTGCTCGATCGAGACGTGGCGGCCACGGTCGCGACGG from Vicinamibacterales bacterium includes the following:
- a CDS encoding DUF1552 domain-containing protein, coding for MYLEKRHISRRRVLRGMGATIALPFLDAMVPARTALARTAAAGKTRLACIEQVHGAAGSTQIGLAKHLWSPAAVGRAFDLSPSSLSPLEPFRDYLTIISNTDCKGAEAITTPEIGGDHFRSSAVFLTQMHPKQTEGSDVRVGISMDQMYARRFGQDTPIPSMQLCIENVDQAGGCAYGYACVYTDTISWATPSEPLPMIRDPRAAFDQLFGVGATPAERAANRRTDRSILDWVTAEVARITKGLGPADRRRLDQYLTEVREIERRIQRVESYNSSGEPRDLPGAPMGVPDSFSEHVKLMYDLQAIAFAADITRVFSFKLGRDGSARVYPESGAPLPFHPASHHGENEQRVAQFAQINKYHVGLVPYFLEKLKSIHEGDQTLLDKTLVIYGSPMGNSNTHNHKRCPLFLAGRANGMLKGNLHLKAADGTPMANAMLGMLHGLGLDDMAAFGDSTGVMDLNEVQTPV
- a CDS encoding HNH endonuclease signature motif containing protein codes for the protein MTDKYSIFAELSDDALLNRLSALVAREREATAELVAALVETERRRLYLPMGFSSLFVYCTAVLHLSEHAAYNRIAAARAASRFPAIIDRLGEGSLTLSTIRLLAPVLTSANQTRMLEAAHEKSKREVELLVAAERPRPDVPTLVSAIPSSPGRFVFQFTASCEFHAKLRRAEALMRHTFPDADPAKILERALDLLLASLEKHKLASTERPRALVPQPARTRHIPAAVKREVWKRDNGRCAFVGTSGRCGEEAFLEYHHVVPFADGGSATTGNIELRCRAHNTYEADRIFVPPLE
- a CDS encoding ankyrin repeat domain-containing protein, which gives rise to MRLRGLARAAAFAACAAMSIHVSADGARVADAAMSADVRAVRALLTAGEDVNAAQGDGMTALHWAARRGDLEMVRMLLAAGGHVRAATRLGGYTPLLLASQNGHAEVIEALAAAGADVKTATSAGVTALMLASAAGQVPAVDALIKHGAEVNAAEPTRGETALMFAAANRRADVVRALIAAKADINIATKVVSLRAAPPSPEEEAYLAAVAAGRAGRPSTGSGQGPSTGSAPAPSTNAGQAPGSTPVPAPGGRQAATPAMPAPSGAPAPGAPGQGDAQSSAPANAAQGGRRGGGRGAAAGIAGVSRPYTYAELINGQGGLTALLFAVRQGDAASALALLDAGAPIDQPTGGDGTSPLLLAVINGHFDLAAALLERGANPSLASDNGVTPLYAALNVQWAPRALYPQPRTYLQQKLTYLELMKKLLEKGVDPNVRLTKKVWYQEYNFPLLGVDEIGATPFWRAAYAADVEAMKLLVANGADPNVPTIKPAGRPRTGDAAGRETIEDISGLPPVPIAGPGIPPLQAAAGSGYGEGFAGNSHRTAPGGFLPAVTYLVEELHADVNGRDHEGNTALHHAAARGDVPMIEYLVSKGADVKAVNRAGETTADMANSPVSRIEPYPEAIALLVKLGAKNNGKCKACS